The following coding sequences lie in one Isoptericola variabilis 225 genomic window:
- a CDS encoding serpin family protein: MTRRTVSALAVAVLGATLLGACAGAPPLDEGVERAPGVTARTVALDDAGAMPDVVAATRRIGTVTLGHAPQDGDAVVSPASVAVALAMLTEGARGRTLTELESVLGAEGDARRDAFAALRTALAAYDGDPAVVQDDELPERPVLHLADQVVVHEDYPVSEEYLAALAEQFDAGIQRTDLTSPGATRVVDVETMSALVDVPYAEVDGWRAARLPYVEAFHTDVLLPPEGTDPASATPDLLAAVDAALDAATADLSGIGPEDLVVGQAFQQAVLLVDQGGTRAAAVTEIGAEAVSGLVAVQEVELHLDRPFLLTVDHTETSWPLFLAAVRDPRR, from the coding sequence ATGACGCGCCGCACCGTCTCCGCCCTCGCCGTCGCCGTCCTGGGTGCCACGCTGCTCGGGGCGTGCGCGGGTGCACCGCCCCTCGACGAGGGCGTCGAGCGCGCGCCCGGCGTCACGGCCCGGACCGTCGCGCTCGACGACGCGGGCGCGATGCCCGACGTCGTCGCCGCGACCCGGCGCATCGGTACCGTCACGCTCGGCCACGCCCCGCAGGACGGCGACGCCGTCGTCTCGCCCGCGAGCGTCGCCGTCGCGCTCGCGATGCTCACCGAGGGTGCGCGCGGACGGACGCTGACCGAGCTCGAGTCGGTGCTCGGCGCCGAGGGCGACGCCCGCCGCGACGCGTTCGCCGCCCTGCGCACGGCGCTCGCCGCCTACGACGGCGATCCCGCCGTCGTGCAGGACGACGAGCTGCCCGAGCGGCCCGTGCTCCACCTCGCCGACCAGGTCGTGGTCCACGAGGACTACCCGGTCTCCGAGGAGTACCTCGCCGCGCTCGCGGAACAGTTCGACGCCGGGATCCAGCGCACCGACCTCACGTCGCCGGGCGCCACGCGCGTCGTCGACGTCGAGACCATGTCGGCCCTCGTCGACGTGCCGTACGCCGAGGTCGACGGCTGGCGCGCCGCCCGCCTGCCGTACGTCGAGGCCTTCCACACCGACGTGCTGCTCCCGCCCGAGGGCACCGATCCCGCGAGCGCCACGCCGGACCTGCTCGCCGCCGTCGACGCGGCCCTCGACGCCGCCACCGCCGACCTCTCGGGCATCGGCCCCGAGGACCTGGTCGTGGGCCAGGCGTTCCAGCAGGCCGTCCTGCTCGTCGACCAGGGCGGCACCCGTGCCGCCGCCGTCACGGAGATCGGCGCCGAGGCGGTGTCCGGCCTGGTGGCCGTGCAGGAGGTCGAGCTGCACCTCGACCGCCCGTTCCTCCTCACGGTCGACCACACCGAGACGTCGTGGCCGCTGTTCCTCGCCGCGGTCCGCGACCCCCGGCGCTAG
- a CDS encoding DUF1992 domain-containing protein, with amino-acid sequence MARKDLGDDPVRRATQYRVDRETARERAETRSDDGHDDGSDGPAEQDAGPRLRMDDRARWVDTVVDQAIRRGEFDDLPLAGKPIPGLKGSYDPDWWLKNLVEREQITGILPPAQLRKDDAELDQVLDRESSEDRVRKLVEDFNARVIDARRQLMGGPPVVTPTRDVEREVARWRERRAALGVRRDAPASADRARNDDENADERADERGRETRRRRWWRRA; translated from the coding sequence ATGGCACGCAAGGACCTCGGCGACGACCCGGTCCGGCGCGCGACGCAGTACCGCGTGGACCGCGAGACCGCCCGGGAGCGCGCCGAGACGCGCTCCGACGACGGGCACGACGACGGGTCGGACGGCCCGGCCGAGCAGGACGCCGGCCCGCGCCTGCGCATGGACGACCGGGCGCGCTGGGTCGACACCGTCGTGGACCAGGCGATCCGGCGCGGCGAGTTCGACGACCTCCCGCTCGCGGGCAAGCCGATCCCCGGGCTCAAGGGCTCCTACGACCCGGACTGGTGGCTCAAGAACCTCGTCGAGCGCGAGCAGATCACCGGGATCCTGCCGCCCGCGCAGCTCCGCAAGGACGACGCCGAGCTCGACCAGGTGCTCGACCGCGAGTCGTCCGAGGACCGCGTGCGGAAGCTCGTCGAGGACTTCAACGCACGCGTGATCGACGCGCGGCGCCAGCTCATGGGCGGTCCGCCCGTCGTCACGCCCACGCGCGACGTCGAGCGCGAGGTCGCGCGGTGGCGCGAGCGCCGTGCGGCGCTCGGCGTGCGCCGCGACGCCCCGGCGTCCGCCGACCGTGCGCGGAACGACGACGAGAACGCGGACGAGCGCGCGGACGAGCGCGGCCGCGAGACCCGGCGCCGGCGCTGGTGGCGGCGCGCATGA
- a CDS encoding aminotransferase class I/II-fold pyridoxal phosphate-dependent enzyme, whose product MKVSRRSHVPPFAVMEILAAANARREAGFDVLSLCAGEPSTGASDVVRSRAAELLRTADLGYTEAMGVPALRAEIAAHYDRWYGARVDPDRIAVTTGSSGGFVLAFLAAFDVGDRVALARPGYPAYKNILAALGCEVVELDCGPETRYQPTVPQLTEAYYEGGLDGLIVASPANPTGTMIAPAELEAVATWCGEHDVRLISDEIYHGIAYGEDVQQATAAMYTEAGAVVVNSFSKYWAMTGWRLGWLVLPEELVAPVGALAGNVALSPPALAQHAGIAAFSPEGYAAAADNVARYATSRAALLDRVPELGWRPVAPADGAFYLYGNVSEYCARIGGDSVEYCARLLAEADVAITPGTDFDGVRGRDWVRLSFAAAPDVVARAVDRIVAWQQTL is encoded by the coding sequence ATGAAGGTGTCGCGCCGCAGCCACGTGCCCCCGTTCGCCGTCATGGAGATCCTCGCGGCGGCCAACGCGCGCCGCGAGGCGGGCTTCGACGTGCTGAGCCTGTGCGCGGGCGAGCCGTCGACCGGGGCGTCCGACGTCGTGCGGTCGCGTGCCGCGGAGCTGCTGCGCACGGCGGACCTCGGCTACACCGAGGCGATGGGCGTGCCGGCGCTGCGGGCCGAGATCGCCGCGCACTACGACCGCTGGTACGGCGCGCGCGTCGACCCCGACCGCATCGCCGTCACGACCGGCTCGAGCGGCGGGTTCGTGCTCGCGTTCCTCGCCGCGTTCGACGTCGGCGACCGCGTCGCGCTCGCGCGGCCCGGCTACCCGGCCTACAAGAACATCCTCGCGGCGCTCGGGTGCGAGGTCGTCGAGCTCGACTGCGGGCCGGAGACCCGCTACCAGCCGACGGTCCCCCAGCTCACGGAGGCGTACTACGAGGGCGGGCTCGACGGGCTCATCGTGGCCTCGCCCGCGAACCCGACCGGCACGATGATCGCGCCCGCCGAGCTCGAGGCGGTCGCCACCTGGTGCGGCGAGCACGACGTGCGCCTGATCAGCGACGAGATCTACCACGGCATCGCCTACGGCGAGGATGTACAACAGGCCACCGCCGCGATGTACACGGAGGCGGGTGCCGTCGTCGTGAACTCGTTCTCCAAGTACTGGGCCATGACCGGCTGGCGGCTCGGCTGGCTCGTGCTGCCCGAGGAGCTCGTCGCGCCGGTCGGCGCGCTCGCGGGCAACGTCGCGCTGTCCCCGCCCGCGCTCGCGCAGCACGCGGGCATCGCGGCGTTCAGCCCCGAGGGGTACGCGGCCGCGGCCGACAACGTGGCGCGGTACGCGACGTCGCGCGCGGCGCTCCTCGACCGCGTGCCCGAGCTCGGGTGGCGGCCCGTCGCCCCCGCCGACGGCGCGTTCTACCTGTACGGGAACGTGTCCGAGTACTGCGCGCGCATCGGCGGCGACTCGGTCGAGTACTGCGCGCGCCTCCTCGCCGAGGCCGACGTCGCCATCACACCCGGCACCGACTTCGACGGCGTCCGCGGGCGCGACTGGGTGCGGCTGTCGTTCGCCGCCGCGCCCGACGTCGTCGCGCGCGCCGTCGACCGCATCGTCGCCTGGCAGCAGACCCTCTGA